The following proteins come from a genomic window of Nautilia profundicola AmH:
- a CDS encoding tyrosine-type recombinase/integrase encodes MSRYLEAFLEYLQINKGVSKNTYEAYKRDLLQFEEYIKKPIIEADNMDIISFLSSIGNKRSLNRKLSSINSFFDFAYKHGMSDTKHKIKQAKIPKTLPKFLTKEEILNAIKNIKPEKWFDLRDKSLILFIYATGLRISEALNTKISDIENGWVKVTMAKGEKQRIVPIAKVALDAIEEYLKKRPCQSEYLFVNKDCKPLSRISAFNITKKYLNVSPHVLRHSFATALVLGGADLRVVQELLGHSSLNTTQIYTHIQKENLKDTVIKYHPLELMEN; translated from the coding sequence TTGAGTAGGTACTTAGAAGCGTTTTTAGAATATTTACAGATAAATAAAGGCGTAAGTAAAAACACATATGAAGCATATAAAAGAGATTTGCTTCAGTTTGAAGAATATATAAAAAAACCTATTATCGAAGCAGATAATATGGATATTATTTCCTTTCTTTCTTCCATTGGCAATAAACGCTCTTTAAATAGAAAACTAAGTTCAATAAATTCTTTTTTTGATTTTGCATACAAACACGGAATGAGTGACACCAAACATAAAATCAAACAGGCAAAAATTCCAAAAACTTTACCTAAGTTTTTAACTAAAGAAGAAATTTTAAATGCGATTAAAAATATAAAACCTGAAAAATGGTTTGATTTAAGGGATAAGTCGTTAATTCTTTTTATTTATGCAACCGGTCTTAGAATTAGTGAAGCTTTAAATACTAAAATAAGTGATATAGAAAACGGCTGGGTAAAAGTAACCATGGCAAAAGGTGAAAAGCAAAGGATTGTTCCGATTGCAAAAGTGGCACTTGACGCTATTGAAGAATATCTTAAAAAAAGGCCATGTCAGAGTGAATATCTGTTTGTGAATAAAGACTGCAAACCTTTAAGCAGAATTAGCGCTTTTAATATAACTAAAAAATATTTAAACGTTTCACCTCATGTTTTAAGACATTCATTTGCAACAGCTCTTGTTTTAGGCGGTGCGGATTTGAGGGTGGTTCAGGAACTTTTAGGACATTCTTCGTTAAATACCACACAGATTTATACACATATTCAAAAAGAGAATTTAAAAGATACGGTAATAAAATATCATCCTCTTGAATTAATGGAGAATTGA
- a CDS encoding type III pantothenate kinase, which yields MVLVDIGNTNYHIYKDGNITHIKNICSFEEKVYYISVNNEKEKDLLIKNPHAINLKNYVKFKTRYEGLGIDRIMACKSIKDGVVVDAGSAITVDIMENARHLGGFISPGIYAFKKAFGTISEVLKLEPLPLKNNLPNSTDEALNWGSIGAVKCLIEKVAENKKIYFTGGDGKFLCNMFEKSEYIDDLVFRGMMITIKEMEKK from the coding sequence ATGGTGCTGGTTGATATAGGCAATACTAATTATCATATATATAAAGACGGAAACATAACACACATAAAAAACATCTGTTCTTTTGAGGAGAAAGTATATTATATAAGCGTCAATAATGAAAAAGAAAAAGACTTACTTATAAAAAATCCTCATGCGATTAATTTAAAAAATTACGTCAAGTTTAAAACCAGATATGAAGGCCTCGGAATAGACAGGATAATGGCATGCAAAAGTATAAAAGACGGAGTGGTTGTTGATGCAGGAAGTGCCATTACTGTTGATATTATGGAAAACGCCAGACATTTAGGTGGTTTTATATCTCCCGGGATTTATGCTTTTAAAAAAGCTTTTGGTACAATTTCAGAAGTTTTAAAATTAGAACCTTTACCGCTAAAAAATAATTTACCTAATTCTACTGATGAAGCATTGAACTGGGGCAGTATAGGCGCAGTTAAATGTTTGATAGAAAAAGTGGCTGAAAATAAAAAAATATATTTTACCGGCGGTGATGGTAAGTTTTTGTGCAATATGTTTGAAAAGTCCGAATATATTGATGATTTGGTGTTTAGAGGAATGATGATAACAATAAAGGAAATGGAGAAAAAATGA
- the hisG gene encoding ATP phosphoribosyltransferase: protein MSLTIALPKGRIAEEVLNIFKKIFNEDFEFENRKLILRKAGFTFLNVRNWDVAAYVENQAADIGVVGFDVLEELESDVLELMDLGLGKCRVSVAGIKGDESYKDKTEIKVASKLQNIAKKYFSKKGIPASVIKLNGSIELAPLVGLSDVIVDIVETGSTLKENGLEEKEVIMSSSARLIANKNSFIEKKEEIIDILEKVKAVYGA, encoded by the coding sequence ATGAGTTTAACGATTGCTTTGCCAAAAGGTAGGATTGCTGAAGAGGTTTTAAATATTTTTAAGAAAATTTTTAATGAAGACTTTGAGTTTGAAAACAGAAAACTTATTTTAAGAAAAGCGGGATTTACATTTTTAAATGTTAGAAACTGGGATGTTGCGGCTTATGTCGAGAACCAGGCGGCTGATATAGGTGTAGTGGGATTTGATGTTTTGGAAGAGCTTGAGAGTGATGTACTTGAACTTATGGATTTGGGACTTGGAAAATGCCGTGTTAGTGTAGCCGGTATAAAAGGTGATGAGAGTTATAAAGATAAAACTGAAATAAAAGTGGCGAGTAAACTTCAAAATATAGCAAAAAAATATTTTTCTAAAAAAGGAATTCCTGCAAGTGTAATCAAACTTAACGGTTCAATTGAATTGGCTCCGCTTGTAGGGCTTAGTGATGTTATTGTCGATATTGTAGAAACGGGGAGCACATTAAAAGAAAACGGTCTTGAGGAAAAAGAAGTTATCATGAGCTCAAGTGCGAGACTTATAGCAAACAAAAACTCGTTTATTGAAAAAAAAGAAGAAATTATTGACATTTTGGAAAAAGTAAAGGCTGTGTATGGGGCTTGA
- a CDS encoding class I SAM-dependent methyltransferase, producing the protein MGLELYGRIEDLFLDKEAAHILWSKFISILINLDVKNVIDIGCGSGDFCELASLSGLKIKGIDLSHTQIERAKNKCDCEVKNVCDLKETFDAGVAIFDVINYMNDKELREFFKCVENVVERYFIFDANSFFAMNDLAIGTLKAEDEKRFGVLYSDFEDDILTTEITLFEKEGDCYKKSQANIVQYYHSVEKLCKMTNMKLINKIPVSLYGSGEIEKWILVFEK; encoded by the coding sequence ATGGGGCTTGAGCTGTATGGGAGGATTGAAGATCTTTTTTTGGATAAAGAAGCTGCACATATTTTATGGAGTAAATTCATTTCGATATTAATTAACCTTGATGTTAAGAATGTAATTGATATTGGTTGTGGTAGTGGTGATTTTTGTGAGCTTGCTTCACTTAGCGGGTTAAAAATAAAAGGAATCGATTTAAGTCATACTCAGATTGAGCGGGCAAAAAATAAATGTGATTGTGAAGTAAAAAATGTTTGCGACTTGAAAGAAACCTTTGATGCCGGAGTGGCTATTTTTGATGTTATAAACTATATGAATGATAAAGAATTGAGAGAGTTTTTTAAATGTGTTGAAAATGTAGTTGAGAGGTATTTTATATTTGATGCAAACAGCTTTTTTGCGATGAACGACCTTGCAATAGGAACGCTTAAAGCAGAAGATGAAAAAAGGTTCGGGGTACTTTATTCCGATTTTGAAGATGATATTTTAACAACTGAGATTACACTATTTGAAAAAGAAGGCGACTGCTATAAAAAATCACAGGCTAATATTGTCCAGTATTATCATAGTGTGGAAAAACTCTGTAAAATGACAAACATGAAACTTATAAATAAAATTCCGGTGTCACTTTACGGCAGCGGAGAAATAGAAAAGTGGATTTTAGTATTTGAGAAATAA
- the nth gene encoding endonuclease III, producing MVLRTPEELEEIKRRFLEHYKGSQTELNYKNDYELLIAIILSAQCTDKRVNIITPELFKKYPDIKSLACANIDDVKNIIKSCSFFNNKAKNIIEMAKIVRDKFNCKIPHDHKELIKLPGVGNKTANVFLIELNGENRMAVDTHVFRVVHRLGITDAKTVEQTEKDLVEAFKTDLNELHQGFVLFGRYICTAKNPKCEKCFVPDFCVTKESFKAK from the coding sequence ATGGTATTAAGAACACCTGAAGAGCTTGAAGAAATAAAAAGACGCTTTTTAGAACATTATAAAGGAAGTCAGACGGAACTAAATTACAAAAACGACTATGAGTTATTGATTGCAATAATTTTAAGTGCACAATGTACAGATAAAAGAGTAAATATCATTACACCGGAACTTTTTAAAAAATATCCTGATATAAAAAGTTTAGCGTGCGCAAATATTGATGATGTAAAAAATATAATTAAATCATGCTCTTTTTTTAACAATAAAGCCAAAAATATAATAGAAATGGCAAAAATAGTAAGAGATAAATTCAACTGTAAAATTCCACATGATCACAAAGAGTTAATTAAACTTCCTGGTGTTGGCAATAAAACCGCAAACGTATTTTTAATAGAATTAAACGGAGAAAACAGAATGGCGGTGGATACTCACGTATTCAGAGTAGTTCACAGACTCGGAATTACGGATGCGAAAACTGTTGAGCAGACTGAAAAAGACTTAGTTGAAGCTTTTAAAACGGACCTTAACGAATTACATCAGGGATTTGTCCTATTCGGAAGATACATATGTACCGCAAAAAATCCGAAATGTGAAAAATGCTTTGTTCCAGATTTTTGCGTTACTAAAGAAAGTTTTAAAGCAAAATAA
- a CDS encoding YebC/PmpR family DNA-binding transcriptional regulator, with protein sequence MAGHNKWSKVKHIKAKEDAKKSKIFTKHVRAIMTAARQGGGNPDTNAALRLAVERAKADSMPMQNIQRAIDKATGNLDGVTLSEVSYEGYGPGGVAIMVECLTDNKNRTVAEIRHAFKKAGGSLGTSGSVAWMFEKKGIVVVNRSDKDDEVMETAIESGAEDIKELNEVLVIETAPEDFNNVLEAVNNIDGIEILESNVQLVATNESEVDDETAEKVEKLIEVLEELDDVQNVIHNMA encoded by the coding sequence ATGGCTGGACATAATAAATGGTCTAAAGTAAAACATATAAAAGCAAAAGAAGATGCTAAAAAATCTAAAATTTTCACAAAACACGTAAGAGCAATAATGACAGCAGCAAGACAGGGAGGAGGGAATCCTGATACGAACGCTGCTTTAAGACTTGCGGTTGAGAGAGCAAAAGCTGACTCAATGCCTATGCAAAATATCCAAAGAGCAATAGATAAAGCGACAGGAAATCTTGACGGGGTTACTTTAAGCGAAGTGAGCTACGAAGGATACGGTCCTGGCGGGGTAGCTATTATGGTTGAGTGTCTTACAGATAACAAAAATAGAACCGTGGCGGAAATAAGACACGCGTTTAAAAAAGCCGGAGGAAGCCTCGGAACAAGCGGAAGCGTAGCTTGGATGTTTGAAAAAAAAGGTATTGTAGTAGTTAACAGAAGCGATAAAGATGATGAAGTTATGGAAACGGCTATTGAGTCGGGAGCTGAAGATATTAAAGAACTGAATGAAGTACTCGTAATTGAAACAGCTCCGGAAGATTTTAATAACGTTTTGGAAGCCGTGAATAATATAGATGGTATTGAAATATTAGAAAGTAACGTTCAGCTTGTAGCGACAAATGAAAGTGAAGTGGATGATGAAACTGCTGAAAAAGTAGAAAAACTTATAGAAGTTCTTGAAGAACTTGACGATGTTCAAAATGTAATACACAATATGGCGTAA
- a CDS encoding peptidylprolyl isomerase, with the protein MKKIVLGGLIAAAAFAFPGMQGGMGNASMTGKPMKGLTDNTVVATIDGKKVTVKDVNNFLQGMTADNRIRLQDLPAQHVGQFVKQYVDTMVLYKKAKSVEKTPQFQALVKKMAVDYWLKQKLNNMKISDAEVKKFYEENKDIYFKTTPKVKARHIVVKDEKTAEKLINELKGLHGKALEEKFAELAKKYSTGPTKVNGGELGWFDPKQMVQPFAEAVNKMKPGELTLKPVKTRFGYHVILVEEKNEKNYMPLNEVKLQIIEYLKRAKLQKEIQKLKDSSKVDIKVK; encoded by the coding sequence ATGAAAAAAATAGTATTAGGTGGATTAATAGCGGCAGCTGCATTTGCATTTCCTGGAATGCAAGGTGGTATGGGAAATGCATCAATGACGGGAAAACCTATGAAAGGTTTAACGGATAATACTGTTGTTGCAACAATTGACGGTAAAAAAGTTACAGTAAAAGATGTTAATAATTTTTTACAAGGAATGACAGCTGATAACAGAATCAGATTACAAGATTTACCTGCTCAGCACGTAGGTCAGTTTGTAAAACAGTATGTTGATACTATGGTTTTATATAAAAAAGCTAAAAGTGTGGAAAAAACTCCTCAATTCCAAGCGCTTGTTAAAAAAATGGCGGTTGATTACTGGCTTAAGCAAAAACTTAACAATATGAAAATTTCTGATGCGGAAGTTAAAAAATTCTATGAAGAAAACAAAGATATATATTTTAAAACTACTCCAAAAGTTAAAGCAAGACATATTGTTGTAAAAGACGAAAAAACAGCTGAAAAGTTAATTAACGAATTAAAAGGACTTCATGGTAAAGCGCTTGAAGAAAAATTTGCAGAACTTGCAAAAAAATATTCAACAGGACCTACAAAAGTTAACGGTGGAGAGCTTGGATGGTTTGATCCAAAACAAATGGTTCAACCGTTTGCAGAAGCTGTAAATAAAATGAAACCAGGTGAATTAACACTTAAACCTGTTAAAACAAGATTCGGATATCATGTAATTTTAGTAGAAGAAAAAAATGAAAAAAATTATATGCCTCTAAATGAAGTAAAACTTCAAATTATCGAATATCTAAAAAGAGCTAAATTACAAAAAGAAATTCAAAAACTTAAAGATTCTTCAAAAGTAGACATTAAAGTTAAATAA
- the fbaA gene encoding class II fructose-bisphosphate aldolase gives MDFSFVKPGVLSGSEAAKVLDYCKEKGFALPAINVVGTNSVNAVMEAAKEVNLPIIIQFSNGGAHFWAGKGLDNEGQKAAVLGAIAGAKHIHTLAEAYGIPVILHTDHAARKLLPWIDGLIEANAKHKEKYGKPLFSSHMLDLSEEPLEQNVQTCKEYLKKLSALDIMLEIELGVTGGEEDGVDNTGIDNSKLYTQPEDVAYAYKELSEVSDLFTIAASFGNVHGVYKPGHVKLEPIILKNSQEYVKKEFNLSDDKPIRFVFHGGSGSELSKIHEAIDYGVVKMNIDTDTQWAFWAGVKGYIEKFKDYLQSQIGNPEGEDKPNKKYYDPRKWLREGEKSMKNRVIEAYKDLRAI, from the coding sequence ATGGATTTTAGTTTTGTAAAGCCTGGTGTTTTAAGCGGTAGTGAAGCTGCTAAAGTACTTGATTACTGCAAAGAAAAAGGATTTGCTCTTCCTGCAATAAACGTAGTTGGTACAAACTCAGTAAATGCAGTAATGGAAGCGGCAAAAGAAGTAAACCTTCCTATTATTATCCAGTTCAGTAACGGCGGAGCTCATTTCTGGGCCGGTAAAGGTCTTGACAATGAAGGTCAAAAAGCTGCTGTTCTTGGTGCTATTGCAGGAGCAAAACATATTCATACTTTAGCTGAAGCTTACGGAATTCCTGTAATTCTTCACACAGACCATGCGGCAAGAAAACTTTTGCCTTGGATTGACGGACTAATTGAAGCAAACGCTAAACACAAAGAAAAATACGGTAAACCTCTTTTCAGTTCACACATGCTTGATTTAAGCGAAGAGCCTCTTGAACAGAATGTTCAAACATGTAAAGAGTACCTTAAAAAATTAAGCGCGCTTGATATTATGCTTGAAATCGAGCTTGGTGTAACAGGCGGAGAAGAAGACGGCGTGGACAATACAGGAATCGACAACTCAAAACTTTACACTCAGCCTGAAGACGTTGCATATGCGTATAAAGAGCTTAGCGAAGTGAGCGACCTTTTCACAATTGCGGCAAGTTTCGGAAATGTTCACGGTGTATACAAACCTGGGCACGTTAAACTTGAACCGATAATTCTTAAAAATTCTCAGGAATATGTAAAAAAAGAATTTAATTTAAGTGACGATAAACCTATCAGATTCGTATTCCACGGAGGAAGCGGTAGTGAACTTTCTAAAATTCATGAAGCAATTGACTACGGTGTTGTAAAAATGAATATCGATACCGATACTCAGTGGGCGTTCTGGGCAGGAGTTAAGGGTTATATTGAAAAATTCAAAGACTACCTTCAAAGTCAGATCGGTAACCCTGAAGGTGAAGATAAACCTAATAAAAAATACTACGATCCGAGAAAATGGCTAAGAGAGGGTGAAAAATCGATGAAAAACAGAGTAATCGAAGCGTATAAAGATTTAAGAGCAATCTAA
- a CDS encoding proton-conducting transporter membrane subunit produces the protein MDLFITMSIVLPWIAAFVIYLAKNDFLTNVLSFAMLPILGYFAWMVYSSGNLPYLMDTPSWVNYLITVYDFGLLGYFLYQGIKNKSMLVSALAILQLVLLIIVVLMIEHSNTANIYVDKLTAFMYMIVAIVGVPIAIFATKYMEYDEKGKHSFVAILIWFLGVMNFAVSVNNIEWFFALFETTTLASYVLIRFRMDREAVNNAILALWMNQIGGVAILFALLTFIKTSGMYHFTDLLNADPKTLSLAALGFLSLSALVKGAQMPFHKWLLGAMVAPTPVSAILHSATMVKIAPYLLLRISPIIKGTLLAKLLIITTGFVFVAAAVIALTQDNFKKILAYSTISLLGLMMLAAVVGTPIAITASLLLILFHAFAKGFLFIEAGVLEKVFHVKYIKEMRRLIERAPLTLMFIFFGFLNMTFVPFGTFIGKWIMIEEASGFLTHGSYVLLILYVGAGSAFLSVLYMKVLGISVRKSHGIEKVKLLPLPKRFNFVSIWYYAWLLALTVFIAPFIATQIVPIATELSGSVANIHADNLSLVINSSTLYFWQIMGALVILLLIHALPFFVHFKNVDTAMPYNCGEAFPRHIETYNFVCISKYENYLIAFSIALFVMVLVLGGGLL, from the coding sequence ATGGATTTATTCATTACAATGAGTATCGTATTGCCGTGGATTGCTGCATTTGTAATCTATTTGGCAAAAAACGATTTTTTGACAAATGTACTGTCATTTGCAATGTTACCGATTTTAGGGTATTTTGCATGGATGGTATATTCAAGCGGAAATTTGCCATATTTGATGGATACGCCAAGTTGGGTGAATTATTTAATTACAGTGTATGATTTCGGACTTTTGGGTTATTTCCTATATCAGGGGATTAAAAACAAAAGTATGTTGGTATCAGCATTAGCAATTCTTCAATTGGTTCTTTTAATTATCGTCGTTTTAATGATTGAACATTCAAATACTGCAAATATATATGTAGATAAACTTACTGCGTTTATGTATATGATTGTTGCGATTGTCGGTGTTCCTATTGCAATATTTGCAACAAAATACATGGAATACGACGAAAAAGGAAAACACAGCTTTGTTGCAATATTAATCTGGTTTTTAGGTGTTATGAATTTTGCCGTAAGTGTTAACAATATAGAGTGGTTTTTTGCGCTGTTTGAAACAACAACACTTGCTTCATATGTACTGATCAGGTTTAGAATGGACAGGGAAGCTGTAAATAATGCCATTTTAGCTTTATGGATGAATCAGATCGGTGGAGTGGCGATTCTTTTCGCACTTCTTACATTTATAAAAACAAGCGGAATGTATCATTTTACGGATCTTTTAAATGCAGATCCTAAAACACTTTCTCTTGCGGCTCTCGGGTTTCTTAGTTTAAGCGCGCTTGTTAAAGGCGCTCAGATGCCGTTTCATAAGTGGCTGCTCGGTGCAATGGTGGCGCCGACACCTGTTAGTGCGATTTTACACTCGGCTACAATGGTAAAAATCGCTCCTTATCTGCTTCTTAGAATTTCACCAATTATTAAAGGTACGCTTTTAGCGAAACTTTTAATTATAACTACCGGATTTGTGTTTGTGGCGGCTGCGGTAATTGCCCTTACACAGGATAATTTCAAAAAGATTCTTGCTTATTCGACAATATCTCTGCTCGGGCTTATGATGCTTGCTGCGGTTGTAGGCACACCTATCGCAATTACAGCAAGTCTGCTTTTAATCCTTTTCCATGCGTTTGCAAAAGGATTCTTGTTTATTGAAGCCGGTGTACTTGAAAAAGTTTTCCATGTTAAATACATTAAAGAGATGAGAAGACTTATCGAAAGGGCACCTTTAACTTTAATGTTTATTTTCTTCGGATTTTTAAACATGACGTTTGTGCCTTTCGGTACGTTTATAGGTAAATGGATTATGATCGAAGAGGCAAGCGGTTTTCTAACTCATGGAAGCTATGTGCTTTTAATTCTTTACGTAGGTGCCGGAAGTGCGTTTTTAAGCGTGCTTTATATGAAAGTATTGGGTATCAGTGTGAGAAAGTCACACGGTATTGAAAAAGTAAAACTTCTGCCGCTTCCAAAAAGATTCAATTTCGTATCAATCTGGTATTACGCATGGCTTTTGGCACTAACCGTGTTTATTGCGCCGTTTATAGCTACACAGATAGTGCCTATTGCTACTGAGCTTAGCGGCAGCGTAGCTAATATTCATGCTGATAACCTTTCACTTGTTATCAACAGTTCGACTCTTTATTTCTGGCAGATTATGGGTGCTTTGGTTATACTGCTTCTTATCCATGCACTGCCGTTTTTCGTACATTTCAAAAATGTCGATACCGCAATGCCGTATAACTGCGGTGAAGCGTTCCCAAGACACATTGAAACATACAACTTCGTATGTATTTCAAAATATGAAAACTATTTGATTGCGTTTAGTATTGCACTGTTTGTAATGGTGTTAGTTCTCGGAGGAGGTTTATTATGA
- a CDS encoding respiratory chain complex I subunit 1 family protein — translation MNQTFMLILTLFAPIIGGFVYGVERIVKARMQSRVGPPLMQPFYDFFKLMDKRPMMVHSLHAVMGIMYFVASWFALLVLFMGNDLLVAVFFHVIAVLALTIGAFSVRSPYSVIGAMRELMHMISYEPLMVLMVVGFYQVVGSFNLKDILSYEGIPLLQLPVVFVAFVLAIPMMLHKSPFDVAEAHQEIVGGPEIEYSGPFYEAVYTGKWIEYVYVFFFVFLFGGSHYWLGALLVLFVFLFVNALDNATARLDFRRMVKFSWFVLIPISALNIIFLALWR, via the coding sequence ATGAATCAAACGTTTATGCTGATTTTAACTTTATTTGCGCCGATAATAGGCGGTTTTGTTTACGGAGTCGAGAGAATCGTAAAAGCCAGAATGCAAAGCAGGGTGGGGCCTCCACTTATGCAGCCTTTTTACGACTTTTTTAAATTAATGGACAAAAGACCTATGATGGTTCATTCCCTGCATGCGGTAATGGGGATTATGTATTTTGTAGCGAGCTGGTTTGCGCTTCTTGTGCTGTTTATGGGTAATGACCTGCTTGTTGCGGTATTTTTCCATGTTATTGCGGTACTTGCACTTACAATCGGTGCGTTTAGTGTAAGAAGTCCTTATAGTGTTATCGGTGCTATGAGAGAGCTTATGCATATGATAAGTTATGAGCCTTTGATGGTGCTTATGGTGGTAGGATTTTACCAGGTGGTAGGTAGTTTTAATTTAAAAGATATTTTAAGTTATGAAGGAATCCCTCTGCTGCAGCTGCCGGTTGTGTTTGTGGCGTTTGTGCTTGCTATTCCTATGATGCTGCACAAATCCCCTTTTGACGTTGCGGAAGCTCATCAGGAAATTGTCGGCGGACCTGAAATCGAATACAGCGGACCGTTTTACGAAGCAGTTTATACAGGTAAATGGATAGAGTATGTATATGTGTTTTTCTTTGTGTTTTTATTCGGTGGAAGCCACTACTGGCTTGGCGCACTGCTTGTGCTGTTCGTATTTTTATTCGTAAATGCGCTTGACAATGCAACTGCAAGGCTTGATTTCAGAAGAATGGTTAAGTTTTCATGGTTTGTACTGATTCCTATTTCAGCGCTTAATATTATATTTTTGGCATTATGGAGGTAA
- a CDS encoding NADH-quinone oxidoreductase subunit B family protein codes for MGIFTKFRKKSPWILHYNTGGCNGCDIEILAALAPKYDIERFGMLNRGNPKQSDILLVTGPVTKRCRDVLRRLYLEMPEPKVVVAMGACAHGGGIFRDFYHVENGVDNIIPVDVWIPGCAPRVEAVIDGMVEAVKIWEKKTKEKEFMRNHSNELLEKLGARNDD; via the coding sequence ATGGGAATATTCACTAAATTCAGAAAAAAATCCCCTTGGATTTTGCATTACAACACAGGCGGATGTAACGGATGCGATATTGAAATACTTGCGGCTCTTGCACCGAAATACGATATTGAGAGATTTGGGATGTTAAACAGGGGAAATCCTAAGCAGTCAGATATTCTGCTGGTAACTGGTCCGGTTACGAAAAGATGCCGCGATGTGCTTAGAAGACTCTATCTTGAAATGCCGGAGCCGAAAGTGGTTGTGGCTATGGGCGCATGTGCTCACGGCGGGGGAATTTTCAGGGATTTTTACCATGTGGAAAACGGGGTTGACAACATAATTCCCGTAGATGTATGGATTCCCGGATGTGCCCCGAGGGTTGAAGCCGTAATTGACGGAATGGTTGAAGCGGTTAAAATCTGGGAGAAAAAAACAAAAGAAAAAGAGTTTATGAGAAATCATTCAAATGAATTACTTGAAAAATTAGGAGCGAGAAATGACGATTAA
- a CDS encoding NADH-quinone oxidoreductase subunit C, whose protein sequence is MTINPEITFFEATIDNVVDLIKAWYDEKKYHYVTVNATDNGGNVTIDWIFSKYYDKNKLVVFRAENVAYDAKIPSIVSVVPSAWIAEWELADLFGLDVENAAKGVFIEPDAPQAPLRKGEANG, encoded by the coding sequence ATGACGATTAATCCTGAAATAACCTTTTTTGAAGCCACAATAGACAATGTGGTGGATTTGATAAAAGCATGGTATGACGAAAAAAAATATCACTACGTAACGGTAAACGCTACAGACAACGGCGGAAACGTAACAATTGACTGGATATTTTCAAAATATTACGACAAAAACAAACTGGTAGTGTTTAGAGCCGAGAATGTTGCGTATGATGCAAAAATCCCTTCAATCGTAAGCGTTGTTCCGAGTGCTTGGATTGCTGAATGGGAACTGGCAGACTTGTTCGGACTTGATGTAGAAAATGCGGCAAAAGGTGTGTTTATCGAACCGGATGCACCGCAGGCGCCGCTTAGAAAAGGGGAAGCAAATGGGTAA